In Tachypleus tridentatus isolate NWPU-2018 chromosome 3, ASM421037v1, whole genome shotgun sequence, the sequence CGTAAAACCTATacttgaataacaaaatatattttaattctattaaacATAAGCAAGAATGGTTACGGTACTAACACAGGATTCTGGTGCACCGTTTCGGCAATGTTTCTGTCGTTTTGAACCAGTACAGGAACAGCGAGAACAGGAATTACCAAGATGGAACCAGTTTATTTGAACTATCCAATACCATTTTCGGTTATCTTTGTTTTCGGCCACAAAGttttaattgcattaaaaaataattccaatattcgtcactagttaatatttattctatgttcacctgatacaaataaaataagtgaagattaccttgtttttattttgtattttaatcacACAAACTGGTACGAATATTATGCCTAACTTGTTTGTCGTTATTCACtagattttaaataataacaaatccaGTAAAGATTAATTATACACTATTTCTTTGTGAATTCGTTAAAAATCATATCCTCCAGTTGGTAAAAATTATTAGTTCTGGAGCCATGGTAATTTCTGCTTCGGTGACAGCTTTTGGTGGTGTAATAGTTGCTACGATGGTGACAGCTTCTGGTAGTTTAATGGTTGCTACGAAGAGTGACAGCTTTTGGTGGTGTAATAGTTGCTACGATGGTGACAGCTTCTGGTAGTTTAATGGTCGCTATGAACAGGAGAAGCTTTGGTGGTGTAATGGTTACTACAACGGTGACAGCTACTgtaataaatgttaaagaaaCTTCAAAGGTTATACACATCTaagtattattgttgtattgttatcaGCTATTATGGTAGAAATTGTTTTGGATGACAAGGATATTGTACCTGTTCAAAGAAACAGTATGACCTTGTTACTTCTGAGTGAAAAGTTTTGTCTTTTCTGGAATAATGGAATCTTTAGCCTTTAAAACGATGACTAAAGTTAAACAAATGAAGACCGTGATTTCATAGAATCTATCGACTGTTGTCCTTTTTAATTTTGATACCAACATAATTTACAATTCTGATGCTACGGAATCTGTTTCTATGTGTGGCTCTGATGTCAAAGGGTGTGTCATGTGTGTCATCTGTGCTTCTGATATCGATGAATTTGTCAAGTTTCCCGATTctgatatcataaaatatttcactattgCACTTTCTGAAGTCTTATTATATTTcgtttttcttataaaatctgGTCAGCTCTGATGGAACTGCGAGTGGTTGTCGACTTGAACACTGGCGTTTTGGTCATCACGGCTCCGGTTACTTTCAAAGTTTCCAGAAGATGGAACCAAGTATTATCGTTTAGTGTGGATGATGACTCATACAGATTCTGTATATTTTGAGAGACTTGTTACGGGCTCAAATGaagttgtttctatattaaaggTGATCGCTAAGGTTCGAGGCCACTGGGAGTCACGTTTCCCACTGTTGTGACGAATAGTCTGCACCTTTGATAAAACTGTAGTAGTTTCAGAAGTATCCACTGCTGTCAAAATGTTTGCCAATTTTTTTGATAGTACCTCTGTTGTGACTGTAATATTAGAAGATGTAATTATTTTGGGATCACCAATGTCTAACAGATTCActaattttaaagattttgtcACCGTAGGCACTGAAGAATTGATTCTCGTCGATTGTTCAACATCACTACCATAGTTACCAGTTCTCTGTGCTGTTGTTGAAGTGGCCTTCTCAGATCTTTCATATCCTAGCTCTGTCACAGATCGTACATCTCGGAACTGCAggctataataaaaaacagaccTATCACAGACCACAGTGTCGGGTCTGTCACACACCAGGAACTTCTGGTCGAACACCAGGTCGGGGTGACAGCAAAATACATAATCAGCTACTCCGCCTTTGTAGCCCGGACCACAGAAGTGAAACACGTGACATGAACTCTCAACATCAGCATAATATCCTCCGAGGATTTTGTCtgagcaagaaaactgaagtggaGCAAGTCTCGTAAATAGTTCCTGGTCTGCACAAGCCAGCATAAATTTCTGATCACTTGACTgagaataaaatatagttttaaaaacatcattaaaTCCGTAGTATTGACAGATCTCTTAcactaaaaaattaaacttactttaaTTGGGTTGAGCTTATGATTGGAATATTCATATGCACATCCTGCcaataaataaaaggtttgtttgtttgtttttaaatttcacgcaaagctacacgagaattatctacgctaaccgttcctaatttagcagtgtaaaactaaagggaaggcagctggtcatcaccacctaccgccagctcttgggctactcttttgacaacgaacagtgggattgatcgcacattataacgccctcgcagctgaaagggcgagcaagtaaaattattgtttttttgttcttttgtttttgcagttaagcacaaagctgcacaatggattatctgtgcccTATAcgtcacaggtatcgaaactcaatttctaACATATAATTCCAAATACTCTTCGCTGAGCCGCTGACCACGGAAATGTGGTAACATCCTGACCTTTGAACCGTAATTTTGTGAAAGTACTGCCATGCTCGTATTTTGCCGAGGCTTGCACGGGGTCCAACGGAAGTACCTCGGAAGAGAGTCGCCAAATTCAGGAGCGTCCACTGTCCGAGAATCATGAAAAATTGGACTTGTCGGGACACATCATTGTtccagattgtttgtttttcgtttgttttgatttcgcgcagagctactcaagagctatctgcgttaaccatccctaatttagcagtgtaagactatagggaaggcaactagtcatctccacccaccgccagctcttggcgGCGAGctataacgcactcacagctgaaaagtcgagtatgtttgatgtgacgaggattcaaacccgcgaccctcagtttacgtgTCGAGCATCACctgaccacctggctatgctgggccaccTGGAATAGGGAGTGGCCTCGTAATTACATTATTCCACCAAGAAGATAATCCAATGGTACCAGGCACACTTGCAACAGTAACGGCCGTTtctaataaaagtacaaaaatacatttccCTTGTCCTGATGATTACGCGCTCAACTCGCagccagggtcgcgggttcaactcTCCAACACCGAGCATGTTCGATCTTTTAGTCTTGGGCTCGTTattagtgacggtcaatcccactattcgttagtaaaagaatagccccatTGGTGACAgagtgtagtgatgactagctgccttccctctagtctatcactgctaaattacagatggCTAATGCACCtaactctcgtgcagctttgcgtgatattcataaaaaaacatcTAGCTTCAGGTACAAGGTCCATGCAGAAAGTGTTACCCAGGTGATTACTTGCTGACTTTGCCCCCTTCCCCAGTCACCCATCATTCGTCTATTAACCTCGTTCAAATACAAATAACTCTTCTAGGTTATTTCATCGAggcatgtttgtttgtattttactgtATTCACGTCGGAGTTATTTACATATTACATCATGAAACTGATCGATTTTAAATCTTGTCTATTTACTTATTGGCAGGCTGTGTAATCAGATCCTCATTTAACCACAAGTAttgttactatttcaaataatgtatAGTATTTTACCGATTGAGGAATTATCAGAAGAGCATAAAGTGTAGtagtcaaataaataaataaacaaaacatttattatgtggTGAAAAAAATCCTGTTAATATGTGTTATCTGTTAACACACCTATATACCTGATCAAATCCTGTTTGTATTTGAAGCGATATAGCGATGAATACGCTACAAAATAATTAACCCTTGTTACGGTAAGCtgcataatgtaaaataaaaggaCTTTCTGAACAATTTTCTGAAAATCTGATGATACAGTTTGGTGTTATAGTCATAGCTGTATTTAGTAAGCAATTCGCGAGAGACGTATAACAGACGATGAAAGACTGCAGTACAAATACTTACCTCATCTGATCCCCAGACAAGCCACAGCAAAATACACGTATCTAAAGGAACGTACTTACCTCATATGATGCCCAGACAAGCCACAGCAGAATCCACTCATCTAAAGGAACATGATTACTTCATATAATTCCCAGACAAGCCATTGCAGAATCCACGTATCTGAATGAACGTACTTACCTCATCTGATACCCAGATAAGCCACAGCAGAATCCATGTATCTAAAGGAACATACTTACCTCATCTGATCCCCGGACAAGCCATAGCAAAATTCACGTATCTAAAGGAACATACTTACCTCATGTGATGCCCAGACAAGCCATAGCAGAATCCACATATCTGAAGGAGAAAAATGGTTAGATCAgtcaaaagaaattaattattattttttgaacaaacaCATATAGAGTACGAACCTAACTACATGGGTTGgaatcttaatttaaaacaagttttaaacgAGTTGTGCGGATGTTCAAGTACAAAGATATAAACAACGTGCTTATCTgtgataatatttgttttttttatttcaaattcggGTACTTCCTAGTTGATGGCGTACCGGGCTATGACCCGAAGTCAAAGGTTTCATCCCACGATGTGCGACCGAACACGCAAATTTCATTCAGTTAGACCGGCATGGGGAGGTGATTAAGACGctcggcttgtaatctgaggatctcaaattcgaatccccgtcacatcaaacatgctcgccctttcaagcgtgggggcgttataatatgacagccaatttcactatttgttagtaaaagagtagcccaagagttggcggtgggtggcgatgactagataacttctatctagtcttacactgctaaattatggacggccagcacagatagccctcgtgtagctttgcccgaaattcaaaaccaaaccaatcatttaaacttattctaATCTACAAGCGaacaatttttacactttatgttCTCTAACAAaactgtccttcataaacaacTTTGTAAACATAAGATTCTCTCCCCAAAGTTGTTTCCATGTCTTTGTTTGTTCATCGTGCAGATCCTGATTGCATCATCTGCAGAAGACCATGCATTTAATCGTATTAGTTGAGCATCAAGTCCACACGTTGTAGCATTAAGTTTTAGTTAGAAGTAAATTCGTGGTTGATTTTATAGAGGGTgtagtcccggcatggccagttaaagcactcgactcgtaatctgatggtcgcgggttcgaatccccgtcacaccaaacatgatcgccctttcacccgtgggggcgttataatgtgacggtcaatcctactttcgttgataaaagagtagcccaagagttggtggtgatccgtgatgactagcttccttccctctagccttaaacttctaaattaggaacggctagcgcagatagccctcttgtagctttgcacgaaattcaaaacaggcAAACTAAACCATAGAAGGTGTCCTGAATTTAATGGTCTTAGTATCTTAAAAAGATCCGGAATTTATTCAGACAGTTTATATTTCTATTCAGTGATACCTGCACTAACTTGCTATCCCTAATTATGAGATGGTAGAACAGAGAAAtgacagctagtcaataccacccactgccaactcttgaactgtTCTTCACTGAacaatactgggattgatcgtcacattacgtcacattataaaacccacacggctgaaagggtaaacatatTTGACGatgggactcgaacccgcgaactGCAGTTGCAAGATGAGTGCCCTAAGCACGAGGCTTACCAGATCAACAACTTACATAAAACCACAGTAATTAAAGGCAAGGTGTCGTGTCATTGAAATAAAGCTTTTAATGTTCAGAATTTTTATCTTGTGGTTGCTTCGTATTAGAACTTTGTCATATCgtgattaaaaatgtaaaagatgCACATTCACATTTCTTCATGTTATGAAGTTAGGTGTAACGTAATATTAGTTGAAATTGAGAGAGGTGAGAAAGCGGTCAGCTTTTGGTTAGTCTCTAATAAATTAGGGTATTACAGAGCTTTAGATCAACAGAAAATTGTTGGAGTGAGAGGCCGTTTTTCATGTTCAGTTGGTATAGAGATTTCAAAACCCCTGTAGGTGTGAGCGTTGTAATCCGATGTCAGAGAGAACGAATAAACTAAAGAGAGTTGAAGAAAGAAAGTAATTTGTCGCCAgtaataaacacaatatatttttaatctatgtGTTATTGATTATTCATAATAAACAGCAACTTTTAATCCTTACATTGAGATGATTTAGTTCCTgataggggcctggcatggcctagcgcgttaaggcgtgcgcttcgtaatctgagggtcgcgggttcgcgcccgagtcgtgccaaacatgcctgccctcccagccgtaggggcgttataatgtgacggtcaatcccacttttcgttggtaaaagagtagcccaagagttggcggtaggtggtgatgactagctgccttccctctagtcttacactgctaaattagggacggctagcacagatagccctcgagtagctttgtgcgaaattccaaaacaaacaaacaaaccaaaacaagcaATGTTTTGCAGAGTGTATAAGATTTTATAGTTTACAGGCTTCTATTATTCCGTGGTTTGCACAACTTATTGGCAGAGGGCGCAcgtgatttttaattttgttaacgtTAATGAGTGGTTTCTCCTGGTGACTCAGTGGCAAACATGCGAACTTATGATGCCAGAGATCGTGCTTTCATGTCCGCGGTGGGCATAATgaaaatagcccattatgtagctttgcccttaacaacaaacaaagttaacaaaatattgcTGTAAACTGTCTGGTTAAAAGTAATGTGAACGGTGGCGAGTGCTGTTAAATGATATTACATGTCAAGTGTCATATCTAGGCCAATAAcagaacaacaaataaagtatagGAATTATATTTTTGATTATCCAATCGCTAACCAAGATCCTTAGACGATGATTGAATTACGCCCATTAAAACATtgaaatcaatttttaaaaatatataaacatgttcgCTTCATGAGAGATAGAAATACATAGTGACTTAAAATTCAGATATCCtgtacatttgtttatattttttttaatttcggggGCTATCTGTACTCGCTAtatctttaaaactatttgttaatgaaaataaataaaaataaaatctaatagaAAACAAATACGAATATCAAAACAAGTTATTTGACAGAATCACACTCATTTTAAACAACAGAATTTACAGAATTAAATCTCTAACGCAGGTATAGAGTAAAATGTGCCGTAAACATTTGAAATTCTAACTTTAGCCGCTATAACAAAGTTCACAATATTAGACAGAAACATCAGAGAGAAACAAAattgtgtaaaacaaacatacataaattATTTGGTTCGCTAAGACTTTTTAGTGAATGAAATGAAGAAAATAGGTTTTCATTAAAAGTCAAATTCTAACACGTTAAAACTAACTCAGTTACACTTTTTTACAAGACAAAAGCTGCAAACTAATCCTCTTAAAAAGAAAAGCTTAACACCAAACACAGCCCTTTATGTAATTACCTAAATTTAGATGTCTTCCCAGCATGAACTTGGCCAACGCTGTTAACCGCTTGGACTCCTACATGTGCAGAAAAGAATAGCATATAGTCGAGAGCGTTTCAACATTAAGATAAAATGGTTGTTTGTGTCTGAAGAACAAAGACGCTTCAAGAGCACAAACTGAGACGATACTTTAGACTGGGTTTTATTAAACTACGTTACAGTGCTTTAtctcatatatataaaacaactttgaatGTATCTTGACgggaaaagtttaaaaaactgtCAAATGACTAATGCAGACACATTAGCTACTTGAAATTGTATAAGCAATTGACGAAGAGTTAATTGTGAATTCGCGTAAATAGTTATTTCTTATCTATTTCCTGCTGAATGCGCATGCGTCTGAACAGGATAAAATATCTTTAAGGAGGTGTTAAAGTGGATTGGCAAGTACTAAAATAACATCAAATCATTTCGTAGCTTCTAGTACCAGTTAACATTAATCACGTAAGTGGATACTATTTAGAAAGATTATCGAAATGTTTAATTAATCAGCGTTAGCCTtctaataacataaatattcatttaattcCTCGcgaaatcaaaagttattttgtaatagtaaaaacaaaaccacGGGTTACAAAAGGAAATGTCTTACAGCTTTCAAATATAACACGTTACAAAGGGAAATGTCATGCAGTTTTGAAATATAATACACGTTACAAAAGGAAATATCTTATAGCTTTGAAACATATTACACGTTACAAAGAGAAATGTATTATAGCTTTGAAATATAACACACGTCACAAAAGGAAATATCTTATAGCTTTGAAACATATTACACGTTACAAAGAGAAATGTATTATAGCTTTGAAATATAACACACGTCACAAAAGGAAATATCTTATAGCTTTGAAACATATTACATGTTACAAAGAGAAAGGTATTATAGCTTTGAAATATAATACACGTTACAAAAGGAAATATCTTATAGCTTTGAAACATATTACACGTTACAAAGATAAATGTATTATAGCTTTGAAATATAATACACGTTACGAAGCGCAAACATTTATAATAAGAAGTCCTTGATATTCTTCTAACTTTTCGTtgataatgaatatttttgttctacAACCAATAAGGAAAGATGTCTCATACTACTTTAGATAGAAAACTGGAAAAACAAAAtgcatttaattttcaaaagtatAACTGGTctttaaatatcataaacaacTTTGTGAACTATGCTGCATCAATGAGCATTTATATAGTAAGTAACTAAGGAAGAATTATCTCATACCTGTTGTTCTGTTTCCCTTTCTCTGTCATCCGCTTGTTTGTGCTTAGATAACCAAACCTCTTCTCTGTAAGATGTTGATTATGTCTACGTCTTGGTTTACTGGCCTTCAGTAACGAGGGACAATTCAAGGACAACCTGCTGATTCGTTAATTGTGAACTGAATATGCCCTTCTTTACCCGAGCAGCCCTAGGCTGACATTCACGACACTCTCATTCTAAAAGGAATCATCATGAGGCGTGTTCAAGTAACACTCACTGAATACAAGATGAACATAGGGcgaaacataaaagaaataaactgtacGAAACAAGTGAACAAGTAACTTGTGTTTCAGCTGACGTTGTAGTTACCACCCTAAGGTATTGCACTGTTCTGTGAGCGTGGCGTTAATTTCATACTTAAGATAACCAATCTCAATTACAAAATAGCGGGCTTAACAGTTAATATTAGATTTGGGAAATACTGTTATCTTTCAAAGttgattttgttaatatttacagTAATTGGCAATGCTCTCATCTGTCGATGTTTCAATGTGGGCTTTAAACGCTAATAACTGGGTGTCAATACCCGCAGTGAGTAAAACACAGGCAGCCCAATGCGTAGTTTTGTACTTAAggaaaattaactttattatcattaCGGCTTGTTTGTTCTTGTGTGATTTTTAGCATTAACGAAAGTTTTGCCTTGTCTGTTTCGTGTACTCGTTTAAAGCTTCGTTAAAGCTAAACTACCCAAATTTCGATCTGATAGTCAATAATCTTCTCTCCcccccactgccaaatcttgggctaatGTAAtcgaaaataaaagtttaaccaTCACTGCTCACCCCAACTCCAAAATAAAAACACGATAAAAGTTCTCTCTTCAATTTTTTGGCAGTAGCGGGACACGAACCATAAACCCTCTAATCCATAGCCTGGCAAGCTGAAAACATGTTTAGTATTAATAATCATGGCAGTTATCTTTATGAAATATCAGAATATACATGATCTACCCCCCAGGAGCACAGCGATATATCTcgggactcacaccgctaaaaactgggtttcgatacccgtgatgggcagagcacagatagcccactgtgtagctttgtgcttaatttctaaacaaacaacaaacaattaatggtgtaaataaaattttaatgtttggtGGTATAATTCGAGATCCCTACTCACAGACGGCGAATCGAGTGCCCCAGTGTTTTACATCTTTGAAATATAACACACCTTACGAAGCGCCAACATTTATAACAAGAAGTCCTTAATATTCCTCTAACTTTTCGTTCATAATGAATTTTTCTGTTCTACAACCAATAAGGAAAGATGTCTCATACCACGTTAGAGAGAAATCGGGAAGAACAAAAtgcatttaattttcaaaagtataattggtctttaaatatcataaacaacTTCGGTGGTATAATTCGAGCCCCCTACTCACAGATGGCGAATCGAGttccccttttttttttctaagtaaaacaaaacaacaaattatgtactaaatattacataatttaagAATGTAgaccaaacataatttttttctacaCCAGTAATTCTCCTTAAATCCACATGAAGATTATTTTCCACGATTTAATTTTCTCATAGTCGCCAGATGGATGACAAACAACTGCTTCCCATTTTTTTCCCCGTAACTGTAATTGTATtcttatgtatatacatatataagcgTGATGACGACAATATATGCATCACAACTCCTGAAACCATggcagatggttagggcgctcgactcgtaatctgagggtcgcggattcgaattctacatatatgtatttttgtagtgTTTCATTAACCAGTTGCATCCTCAATTGTTCGAAGTTGCAATCTAAACATATCAGAAAagacttcagttttgttttgtttcctacATATGCTTGTCATTCCTTAGAAACTCCTGTTATTTGTGAGATCTATTTACTTTATGCGTAAATATCCTTAATTGAAATAACACCTACACACCTTCAAACTTGTAAGATATAACACCCATGCTGACTTGTTTACCTTTACTTCTTCCGTGTAAAtgatttctttcattttcttggggtaaacaaactttaaaaaagatagttttttttatttcccttttttgAGAATCGATTGGGATACCCGTCAACAAGTGAATAAATTCTGACAGTTCTTGTTCTGAAACATAGAGAGCGCCTTAGTTTTATTAGAAAGTCACGGAAACGGGTTTAAAAACCATCCCATCAGTCTTTCTGGACATACGAAAGTTGATGTAGCTGTAAAGAGAAGTCTTCATCTGGTGTTGAAACGAGATATCAGGATGCACCTGTCGAAACGTCGTCCTATAcaacaaaccaaattaaacacCATAAAACATCTTTAGCACGTCGAACTACAGCCCTAAGATACATATTTTTAgtcaaaataatactttaaatagtGGCTTGTGCTGCTATCTATCGAGCAAATTAGCAAGCATATCCTTGTGAAATTTCGAAATTTCTCTAATAACGTGTTAAaaggtgtgtttttcttttagcaaagccacatcgtgctagctgctgagcccaccgaggggaatcgaaccccttattttagcgttagTAAATCCGCAGGTTACCACTGTGCTAG encodes:
- the LOC143247275 gene encoding uncharacterized protein LOC143247275; this translates as MLGRHLNLDMWILLWLVWASHESSDQKFMLACADQELFTRLAPLQFSCSDKILGGYYADVESSCHVFHFCGPGYKGGVADYVFCCHPDLVFDQKFLVCDRPDTVVCDRSVFYYSLQFRDVRSVTELGYERSEKATSTTAQRTGNYGSDVEQSTRINSSVPTVTKSLKLVNLLDIGDPKIITSSNITVTTEVLSKKLANILTAVDTSETTTVLSKVQTIRHNSGKRDSQWPRTLAITFNIETTSFEPVTSLSKYTESV